GAAAACAACTATGACAAGGAGAGCTGTTCCTCTCACTTCTTGAAGTACAAGAACTGCCGGAAGTTCTGGGTAAGCTTGGCTCGGTCACCTCTGTCAGAACTCATCTGTTATGCATGAGTCTGAAGCCTGAGCTTTGTCAGAACCCACCACCCTTCCTTAGTGATGGCTGTGGAAAGCCCACCTTTCTGACCACAACCCCTGTGTGCCCTCAGGACCCTCGGGCACTCTCGTTGGGTGCCTCACCCCTTCCCACGTGTGACAACTCAGCTCCAGCTGAGGTGGGTCTTCCTACGTGGATCAGTGTCTTGCCATCGTGTTAGTTTCCTAGAGGTGGATGGAATGGCGGGCTTGCCCTGTCACCACGTGTATCTGCCTTCTCTTCCCCCACTGCTGCCCATGGTCCCCACTTTTTCACATATATTGTAATTTCTGCTTCTCTGAGCACTGGCTCCAATGGCTTCCTTTCCCTCTGCTCACTCACTTGTTGTGGTCACTTGTTGGCTCTTTTGGGCAGTTGTTCCTGAACTCTTGGTGAGCTGTGCTCCTGGGCTGGTAGTTCAACACTGTATCCCCATCCTAGTAACAGGGGACATATTATTCCTGTGggaataatggggcttccctggaggcacaGTAGTATagagaacctacctgcaatgcaggagatgcaggtttgatccctgggtcaggaacatcccctggagaaggaaatgacaacccactccaatattcttgcctaggaaatcccatggacagaggagcctggagggctacagctcatggggttgcaaagcagtcagacaggacttggcaactaaactaccaccaccaccaagggaaTCACTTCTGTTTAATGGATAATAATCTCAAAACATTATCTAGAGTCctagaatttattattatttttttaacctgccCTTTTATGTTTCCTTTTAGAAAACGCAATACCTGATTACTGGCAGTTGATTGGCATTTAGTATATGACTGATTCTGGTttcttctgttttgtacataCTTGCAGAACTCCGTCATGATCCAGAGAAGACAAAATGGAGTGAAGCCGCCCATGCCCACGGCAGCAGAGAGAGACGAGATCTTAGGAGCATTGGGGAAGATGCCCTATTGAGCGTttgcattaaaattatttatttaacttaggaacagataaatatttttaataagtggTTACTGTGTCTTCATAAGACTTTTCAGGCCTTACCCAGATAGATCGCGGATTCCTTGGGGGAAGCCCCGTGTCCTCCTCCATTTCTGCTCTCAGTGCCGCGATGAGAGCGGgccaccccagctctgccacgtCCTCTACTTCACAAGACTTTCTGAAggcaagggggccttaggaacaGCTCAGTGGAGAGTTGAGCTTTTCTGCCGGGTTTCGAGAGAAAGAAGTAAGATGTGAACAAGGGAGGGATTAAGGGGGTGAAAGGGAGGCAGTGTCTCCAAGGAAGGGAAGTGATGTGCGTGACAGCACGACAAGAGGGCAGGCTGGAGCCATGTGTGGAGAGCAGTGTGTGGACTGGCCCCCTGGAGGGGAGGTGGGCACTGAGTGGTAGGGAGAAGACTGGACAGCAAGTCTAGGGTGGATACCCGATGGGCCTCAGTCCCAGGCACATTACTAAGGTCTCTGCCCCGATGACCTCACTCGTGTACCTTGATTTAAAAAGccttggggaggcgcaggtgtcTTTAAATGACATACAGAGAACTGGTTTTCTTTATGTTTCCTTAAGGATGGGCTTAGTCAAAGGATTCTGAGACTGAAGTCTGTGGTTACTGAACAGCCTTCTAAAGAAAAGATGGTGCTTTCAGAGGTGGGGTTTCACCTGCAGGATGAGATgggacagggaggggctggggttcGTCAGGTGATCGCAGTGCAGAATGAGGCTGGAGCTGAGCTTCATTTTATGATATAAAAGCGAGAATATTCAGTATCATGACTGGGGTGGGGTTGTAAAGCAGATCTCAATTCCACCTTTTAAAATCCAGGGTCTTTCATTTACAGGATTGCTTTGTAAAAGACACATTATTTGATCAAATTTCATGTGTACAGAAAGTGAAAACAGATAGTTTGCGTCCCTTCTCTTCATCTGGTTCTGGTGCAGGAGTATTACGACAGCTGCTGACACAAACTGTCCAGCTCGTTGGTCCTAGTCCAAAATCCAGGTCAGAGGTTTTTAAACTATGGAacctttattttcaaatgtgaTTCTATTTGAATAAAAGGTAGAATTGTTTCAGAAATCCTTTGATTTGTATTGCTGTAAAAATGATGGATTTAGATAGGAGCTGACAATGAATACTTACTGTGTAAGAAACAGTTCAGTACTTCTAGGCTTATTTAAAAGTGGAATTTTAATGTcaccttttaaaatgtacataccaGTATCCACATTTATTTGTCCTGGCctagctctttttatttttaaatagcaggTTTATCAACGTGCAGTTTGTATACCATGTAAATCATTTGTTTAAAGTGTACAAAGCAATGGTTTTTATTAGTAGTATATTGACAAAATTGTCATCCATCCCCACAATTGATTTTAGGAGccatcaccccagaaagaaagACTGTACCTGTAGCACTCTTGATCTGCTCCTGACACACACCACCCTTCATCCCCACTTCACATCCCCAACACTCAGGCACCTACTCACCTACTTTCTGTCTGTAgaattgccttctctggacattTCTGTAAATGGAGTCACGCACCTTGTGATCTTcggtgactggtttctttcactcaccCTCATGTTCTCAAGGTTCAGTCCCATTGCTTGTAtcagtgcttcattccttttGTTGCTGACAAAGCTTCCATTGTGTGAATACACCACATTTCATGTATACTTTCATCAGTTGACAGGTATTTGGGTTGTGTGTGTTGTTGGCTATTTTATGAGGCGTGTTGCTTCTTAAAACTTGCGTGTGCCAGTTCTTGCATAGACAGTGTGTTTGGGTGTGTGCCCGGCAGTTGAGCTTGTGTGACCACACTGGGCCGTATGGTAAGTACGTTCAGTCTTTTGAGGAACCAGCATGTTTTCCAGAGTAGCAGCACCACTTCACAGTATTTGAGAGTTCCAGTTTGTTCACATGCTCATTAACATTTATTGTAATACCTGCCTTTGATGACAGTCATCCTAGAGGGCCTGAGctgctatctcattgtggttttgatttgcatttccctgatggctgatgatgctgagcatcttttcacatgcataTTGGCCACTTAGAgatctttgaagaaatatttgctcagatcctttgcctatttttaaattgggttgtgtATCTTTATCACTGCCAGAGTCCTTTACACACACTAGATACACATCCCTGATAAAATACATGGTTTGTAAATTTTATCTCCCATTCTGAATATGTTGCATTTGCACTTCACGGTGTCTTTTGAaacagaagcttttcattttgaagTAGTCCaatttgtggtggtggttgtagcttttggtgtcatgtctaCAAAAAAGTCCGAAGGTTAACATCTGCGTTTCTTCTAAGAGCTGCATATTTGTAGTTATCCAGAAGCTCTTGAAGGGTGGAAGCAATGTCATCCACTATAATGGGACGTAGCGATGTCAACTACTCCAAGAAGCAGCTCTGTCCATAACACCTCCCTAGGAAGCTTGTAGTATATAATAAATGATCAACAGCTGTGTATGTGTTTGGGGAGAGCAGGAGAGCAGGCTTTTAAAACTGAGCACATTGGAAAATGCGGCTGATTCACATGACGTGAACAGGTATACAGTGTAGATAAATCTGACCAGAAGCAGCCAATGTTAGGGGGTTTCAAGGTCTTGCATGCAAGTACAGGCACATCTGGTGCTTCTCAGGTGACTctggcacaggttcgatccctgggtcaggaagatcccctggagaaggaaatggcaacccactccagtattcttgcctgggaaatcccaggacagaggaacctggcagggctacagtctgtggggtcgcaaaagagttggacacaatgactAAACAGCAGGTGTAGCTGTATATTT
This sequence is a window from Ovis canadensis isolate MfBH-ARS-UI-01 breed Bighorn chromosome 9, ARS-UI_OviCan_v2, whole genome shotgun sequence. Protein-coding genes within it:
- the CHCHD7 gene encoding coiled-coil-helix-coiled-coil-helix domain-containing protein 7, giving the protein MPMVTRRLRDPDVNPCLLESDASTRCMAENNYDKESCSSHFLKYKNCRKFWNSVMIQRRQNGVKPPMPTAAERDEILGALGKMPY